The Leadbettera azotonutricia ZAS-9 genome has a window encoding:
- a CDS encoding ABC transporter substrate-binding protein, which translates to MKNMKKLLVLIPLMVLAILGCSKSGGAKVADKGYDLYVFNTKGENAAQFEAMGKAFQEETSIRIKTFSIGAGQDSTAPLNTEMNSKNYPVIYCADYYGLESWIQGGFITNLNGVTGHPEFEKLAKSINPTLYLTNGGNANYGIPFNVEGYGYIADKQMIGLIFGADKVGAVLADITSASYAEWEALVKALDSWIKSPSAAQVALSGKAYTLAASKTGLAANLNGVFAVMGSESWTYGDHFVNIAINGAFATSPEAQKASDADIQAMKGLFVDYAQALDLKTSYLAGKNGPAKRGQDFVSSANFGYDQAVQIFADSKAVFFKQGNWAYGNIASVNPALAERLTFLPVKMPFKQADITRKDGLTVDKINSSIPVFVPNYYVVNAMATEAEKKAAYDFLVWLNTSKTGQHYVVDEFAFIPYNADPATTTVPNSLGNSIIEYMKSRNILSDPYHGSPSTWSGEQVGRVIFLENYLLKASWTTQDYNTIADTMIASWIKLKHEQQQ; encoded by the coding sequence ATGAAAAACATGAAAAAACTGTTGGTGCTGATCCCTTTAATGGTTTTGGCGATTTTGGGATGCTCGAAATCCGGAGGGGCTAAAGTTGCTGACAAGGGCTACGATCTCTATGTGTTTAATACCAAGGGCGAAAACGCCGCTCAGTTTGAAGCCATGGGAAAGGCTTTCCAGGAAGAAACCAGTATCAGGATAAAGACATTTTCCATCGGGGCAGGGCAGGATTCGACGGCACCCCTCAATACGGAAATGAATTCCAAAAATTACCCGGTCATCTACTGCGCCGATTACTACGGTCTTGAATCGTGGATTCAGGGGGGATTCATCACCAACCTTAATGGAGTGACAGGGCATCCTGAATTCGAAAAACTTGCAAAGAGCATTAACCCGACTCTTTACCTGACCAACGGCGGAAACGCCAATTACGGTATCCCCTTCAATGTTGAGGGCTACGGCTATATCGCGGACAAGCAGATGATCGGCCTTATCTTTGGGGCTGATAAAGTTGGCGCAGTTCTGGCTGATATTACCAGCGCTTCATACGCTGAATGGGAAGCCCTGGTTAAAGCCCTGGATTCCTGGATCAAAAGCCCCTCTGCGGCGCAGGTTGCTTTGAGCGGCAAGGCGTATACCCTGGCTGCTTCGAAGACCGGTTTGGCTGCCAACCTCAATGGTGTTTTTGCGGTAATGGGAAGCGAGTCCTGGACTTATGGCGACCACTTTGTGAACATCGCTATCAACGGCGCTTTTGCGACTTCGCCGGAGGCCCAGAAAGCCAGCGATGCCGACATCCAGGCGATGAAGGGCCTCTTCGTTGACTATGCCCAAGCTCTGGATCTTAAGACCTCGTACCTCGCGGGCAAGAACGGACCGGCCAAGAGGGGGCAGGACTTTGTTTCCAGCGCCAACTTCGGTTACGACCAGGCGGTGCAGATCTTTGCCGACAGCAAAGCTGTGTTCTTCAAGCAGGGCAACTGGGCCTATGGCAACATCGCGTCGGTAAATCCCGCCCTGGCCGAGCGTCTGACCTTTCTGCCTGTAAAGATGCCCTTTAAGCAGGCTGATATTACCCGCAAAGACGGTTTGACAGTGGACAAGATCAACAGCTCTATCCCCGTGTTTGTTCCCAACTACTACGTGGTGAACGCCATGGCGACCGAGGCTGAGAAGAAGGCCGCTTACGATTTCCTCGTGTGGCTCAATACTTCCAAAACCGGCCAGCATTACGTGGTGGATGAATTTGCCTTCATTCCTTACAACGCCGATCCTGCCACAACCACTGTGCCCAATTCCCTGGGCAACTCCATCATCGAGTACATGAAGTCCAGGAACATCCTTTCCGATCCCTATCACGGTTCCCCCTCAACCTGGAGCGGCGAGCAAGTGGGGCGGGTAATTTTCCTTGAGAATTATCTCTTAAAGGCAAGCTGGACAACCCAGGATTACAACACTATTGCCGATACTATGATAGCAAGCTGGATTAAGCTGAAGCACGAACAGCAGCAATAG
- a CDS encoding uroporphyrinogen decarboxylase has translation MNGYERIKTVLQGKKADKVPLMLHSFLPAAAESGFTMEEYRSNAGNMARSHINFARKYDLDGILLDVDTCVLAGAVGTILELPKDGPARAIAPASKNYDELLELMDPKRLYACDRIKIILEAVHIMRREIGGEIFIRGNCDQMAYSLAMLAYGMEDFLADLMDEDQSEKILALIDKAYYVHFEYNKMMMEAGADMTSFGDSSCGPDLISRDMFLKFSLPFHKRLKQDLERLNIATICHICGNLDIIVDDVASVGFTGVEVDYKTNLEKMAMSFKNKSTVFGPIDPSGMFYFGTPETMSAEVRKVLNCFHGEGIVLGAGCAIPKGAPEENIRTFTKTAREYMI, from the coding sequence ATGAATGGATACGAACGTATTAAAACAGTTCTTCAGGGAAAAAAGGCAGATAAAGTTCCTTTGATGTTGCACAGTTTTTTACCTGCTGCAGCCGAATCCGGTTTTACCATGGAAGAATACCGGAGTAATGCCGGAAATATGGCACGTTCACATATTAATTTTGCACGTAAATATGATTTAGACGGAATTCTTTTGGATGTAGATACCTGCGTTCTTGCAGGCGCAGTGGGTACTATTCTGGAACTGCCCAAAGACGGTCCGGCACGGGCAATAGCACCGGCCTCAAAAAACTATGATGAACTTCTTGAATTGATGGATCCCAAGCGTCTCTATGCCTGTGACAGGATCAAAATTATTCTTGAAGCGGTTCATATTATGCGCAGGGAAATCGGAGGCGAAATTTTTATCCGGGGAAATTGCGATCAAATGGCCTATAGCCTTGCCATGCTGGCATACGGCATGGAAGATTTTCTGGCGGATCTTATGGATGAGGATCAAAGTGAAAAAATACTTGCGCTGATAGACAAGGCCTATTATGTGCACTTTGAATACAACAAAATGATGATGGAAGCAGGAGCGGACATGACAAGCTTTGGCGATTCTTCATGCGGCCCCGACCTTATCAGCAGGGATATGTTCCTGAAATTCTCCCTGCCCTTCCATAAACGTCTTAAACAAGACCTGGAAAGGCTGAATATAGCAACTATCTGCCATATCTGCGGAAACCTTGATATAATAGTGGATGATGTAGCAAGTGTGGGATTTACCGGGGTAGAAGTGGATTATAAGACCAACCTGGAAAAAATGGCCATGAGTTTTAAAAACAAATCGACAGTATTTGGTCCTATTGACCCTTCAGGGATGTTTTATTTCGGAACCCCTGAAACAATGAGCGCCGAAGTCAGGAAAGTATTAAACTGCTTCCATGGTGAAGGTATTGTTCTTGGCGCCGGGTGCGCCATTCCAAAGGGCGCGCCTGAAGAAAATATCCGTACATTTACAAAAACCGCAAGAGAATATATGATATAA
- a CDS encoding ABC transporter permease: protein MNSKDNTSLKAVMGRFIQRQESSIIIALLLYMIIVSIVNPTFISRANLFNVLRSSGFTLITVVGMTFILITGGLDLSVGSVLALGGVITGIACREGLPVPFAILLGAGMGFIIGLINGFIVVKAGIPPLIVTLGMQYAAKGLVSVLTKGIPIYPLPVAFKLIEKVRAFGIPAVVIFALLIAIAGHVLLSSTEFGRSIYALGGNEEAARISGIRTKRTKLWVYVVTSTLAALAGIFMAARLGSAEAAAGTGYELTVICAAIIGGTSTFGGTGTILGSVLGAFFMEVLTNSLTLMRISVYWQNLVVGTILILAVLLDQYKRNLIMRQAIKRVGKGEADGI from the coding sequence ATGAATAGTAAAGACAACACCAGCCTGAAGGCTGTGATGGGGCGATTTATTCAGCGTCAGGAAAGCAGTATCATTATTGCACTGCTGCTGTATATGATCATTGTCTCCATTGTCAATCCAACTTTTATTTCCAGAGCGAATTTGTTCAATGTGCTTCGTTCATCTGGATTTACCCTCATCACTGTTGTGGGGATGACCTTCATTCTTATTACAGGCGGACTGGATCTTTCGGTTGGTTCTGTCCTGGCCCTGGGCGGGGTAATTACCGGCATTGCCTGCCGCGAAGGGCTGCCGGTACCTTTCGCGATACTGCTGGGCGCGGGTATGGGTTTTATCATTGGTCTCATAAATGGTTTTATTGTTGTCAAAGCGGGCATCCCTCCCCTGATTGTTACATTGGGCATGCAATATGCAGCTAAGGGGCTGGTTTCGGTATTAACCAAAGGCATTCCAATTTATCCGCTGCCTGTAGCTTTTAAGCTTATCGAAAAGGTCAGGGCTTTTGGAATTCCGGCGGTGGTCATATTTGCATTACTCATCGCTATTGCAGGACATGTACTCCTTTCCAGTACAGAATTCGGGCGCAGTATTTATGCATTAGGCGGGAATGAAGAGGCAGCCCGGATATCAGGGATCAGGACAAAACGCACAAAACTTTGGGTTTATGTTGTTACTTCAACTTTAGCAGCCCTGGCAGGTATCTTTATGGCTGCCAGACTTGGTTCGGCAGAAGCTGCCGCCGGTACAGGTTATGAGCTTACGGTTATCTGCGCTGCCATCATCGGGGGAACTTCAACATTTGGCGGTACCGGTACTATTCTTGGTTCAGTCCTGGGAGCTTTCTTCATGGAAGTCCTCACCAATTCACTTACCCTGATGAGGATATCGGTATACTGGCAGAACCTGGTAGTTGGAACTATTTTGATTCTCGCTGTATTACTGGACCAGTATAAACGAAATCTTATCATGCGTCAGGCCATTAAAAGAGTGGGCAAGGGAGAAGCCGATGGGATCTGA
- a CDS encoding carbohydrate ABC transporter permease, with product MKKKHYFLRKRIQSSLVYFVLVIMGIYTLAPLWFLFVNSFKGQADIINAPLGLPRAWDLQYILRAASEIHFFKAIGITFGITLAAVILIVLVSSMAAWILVRNKTKISNFIFMAFVAAMLIPFQALMYPLIQFFDMMGLKNLPGLILMYGGFGLSMSIFLYHGFVKGVPLGVEEAAFIDGTNVFQMFFMVVMPLLKSITVTVIILDAMWVWNDYLLPFLTIGNSDSKTLVLELYYARILAGQYGNPWQLIFPAVLITVIPIVIVFLFLQKYIVTGISEGAIKA from the coding sequence ATGAAAAAGAAGCATTATTTTCTTCGAAAGCGCATCCAAAGCTCCCTTGTCTACTTCGTGCTGGTTATTATGGGCATCTATACCCTGGCGCCCCTCTGGTTCCTCTTTGTCAATTCTTTTAAGGGGCAGGCTGATATTATTAATGCCCCTTTGGGGCTGCCCCGGGCATGGGATCTGCAGTACATTTTAAGGGCGGCATCGGAGATACATTTCTTTAAGGCCATAGGCATTACCTTTGGTATTACCCTGGCAGCAGTGATACTCATCGTGCTGGTCTCGTCCATGGCGGCATGGATACTGGTGCGGAACAAGACCAAAATATCAAACTTTATTTTTATGGCCTTTGTGGCGGCCATGCTAATACCTTTTCAGGCGCTCATGTATCCTTTGATTCAGTTCTTCGATATGATGGGGCTTAAAAATCTTCCGGGCCTTATATTGATGTACGGCGGTTTTGGTCTTTCCATGTCCATATTCCTGTACCACGGCTTTGTAAAAGGCGTGCCATTGGGGGTTGAAGAAGCGGCTTTTATCGATGGTACCAATGTGTTCCAGATGTTCTTTATGGTAGTCATGCCCCTCTTAAAGTCTATTACTGTCACAGTGATAATACTGGATGCCATGTGGGTATGGAACGATTATCTTCTGCCTTTTCTCACTATTGGGAATTCTGACAGTAAAACTCTTGTTTTGGAGCTTTACTATGCCCGCATCCTTGCGGGGCAGTACGGCAATCCCTGGCAGCTCATATTCCCGGCGGTGTTAATCACTGTCATCCCGATAGTAATAGTGTTCCTGTTCCTCCAGAAGTACATTGTAACCGGAATCAGCGAGGGAGCCATCAAGGCATAA
- a CDS encoding carbohydrate ABC transporter permease: protein MNIYKKWFWPFVMPALILFFFVIIIPFMVGIFDSLVIWRGSYYFDPVTRTRAASPLDAFVGFQNYINAFKEERFRRAFIYTLQYTVIAVIVHNAAALCLALLVTNIASHAASAFRTTFFMPNMLGGLALGFIWQFIFQIVFTDILFGPGGLIHIEALRYMTQSSVKAIFALVLLTTWQSAGYMMIIYVAGLNNIPKDFYEAASIDGASSMRVFRKITVPMLMPSFTIVFFMTISGSFKLLDQNVALTDGEFNTRMLAYQILRTVRDSNPPDYGKAQAQAVIFFVVVAAITLTQTYLTKKKELEA, encoded by the coding sequence ATGAATATTTATAAGAAGTGGTTCTGGCCCTTTGTAATGCCTGCGCTCATTTTATTTTTCTTTGTCATAATCATACCCTTTATGGTGGGAATTTTTGATTCCCTTGTGATTTGGCGAGGCAGCTATTATTTCGATCCTGTTACCAGAACCCGGGCGGCCTCCCCTCTCGACGCCTTTGTTGGATTTCAAAATTACATTAACGCGTTTAAGGAAGAACGCTTCAGAAGGGCTTTCATATATACCCTGCAATACACAGTGATTGCAGTGATTGTGCACAATGCGGCGGCCCTCTGCCTTGCCCTGCTTGTAACAAATATCGCTTCCCATGCTGCCAGCGCGTTCCGTACTACCTTCTTTATGCCCAATATGCTGGGCGGTTTGGCCCTGGGCTTTATCTGGCAGTTCATTTTCCAAATTGTGTTTACCGACATTCTGTTCGGGCCCGGAGGGCTTATACACATCGAAGCCCTCCGCTACATGACCCAAAGCTCTGTCAAAGCGATTTTCGCGTTGGTGCTGCTCACTACATGGCAATCGGCCGGGTACATGATGATTATTTATGTGGCTGGCCTCAATAATATCCCCAAGGATTTTTATGAGGCTGCCAGTATTGACGGGGCTTCGTCCATGCGGGTCTTCCGCAAAATCACCGTCCCCATGCTGATGCCTTCTTTTACCATTGTTTTCTTTATGACCATCTCGGGGAGCTTTAAGCTCCTGGATCAGAACGTTGCCCTCACCGACGGGGAGTTCAATACCCGTATGCTGGCCTACCAGATTCTGAGAACCGTGCGGGATTCGAATCCTCCGGATTACGGGAAGGCCCAGGCCCAGGCGGTTATCTTCTTTGTCGTGGTCGCAGCCATTACCCTGACCCAGACATACCTGACCAAAAAGAAGGAGCTTGAAGCATGA
- a CDS encoding four helix bundle protein, whose protein sequence is MDQEIKQKSRTLAAKTVQLYKHLSAHKKETVLSEQLLRSGANVGANLAKSEMALGKNDQLAKVYLALQDCAEAKYWLEVLNDNDFLTEFEFTDNLKECDEMGKVLISLLKKLRAEMKP, encoded by the coding sequence ATGGATCAGGAAATCAAGCAAAAGAGCCGCACCCTTGCGGCAAAAACAGTGCAGCTGTATAAGCATCTTTCCGCCCACAAAAAAGAAACTGTGCTTTCGGAACAGCTGCTCCGTTCAGGCGCAAACGTTGGCGCCAATCTTGCCAAGTCTGAAATGGCTTTAGGCAAAAACGATCAGCTTGCAAAAGTTTACCTGGCTTTGCAGGATTGCGCCGAGGCCAAATACTGGCTCGAAGTGCTCAATGACAATGATTTCCTCACGGAATTTGAATTTACCGACAACCTGAAGGAATGTGACGAAATGGGTAAGGTACTCATTAGCCTGTTAAAAAAACTGCGCGCCGAAATGAAGCCCTAG
- a CDS encoding HAD family hydrolase, producing MTQGVIFDMDGVLTDSEWFIAEAGKIMFRENHNTAVTHEDFLPFVGMGENRFLGGVAEKYRLNGFDIERDKKRTYEIYVEIIKGKLDPLPGAVEFVKACIAAGYKTALATSTDYIKMNASLEAIGLAHGFFEATVNGLEVERRKPFPDIFLEAARRIGIAPDHCWVVEDSVGGVQAAKAAGMRCLGLLTTFPEGEIRKAGADIIVKDLSAVRVEEIG from the coding sequence GTGACACAGGGAGTTATATTTGACATGGATGGGGTTCTGACCGACTCCGAATGGTTTATCGCCGAGGCGGGGAAAATCATGTTCCGGGAAAACCACAATACCGCAGTTACCCACGAGGACTTTCTCCCTTTTGTAGGCATGGGCGAAAACCGCTTCCTTGGCGGAGTAGCCGAAAAATACCGCCTTAACGGCTTCGACATAGAACGGGACAAAAAACGCACCTACGAAATATATGTGGAAATTATTAAAGGAAAGCTTGACCCCCTGCCCGGCGCGGTCGAATTTGTCAAAGCCTGCATAGCCGCAGGTTACAAAACCGCCCTTGCCACCAGCACCGACTATATCAAAATGAATGCAAGCCTCGAAGCCATTGGCCTGGCCCACGGTTTTTTTGAAGCCACGGTGAACGGCCTTGAAGTGGAACGCCGTAAGCCTTTCCCCGATATTTTCCTTGAAGCTGCCCGGCGTATTGGTATTGCGCCCGATCATTGCTGGGTGGTGGAAGATTCTGTTGGCGGAGTGCAGGCGGCCAAGGCGGCGGGTATGCGCTGCCTGGGGTTGCTTACTACGTTTCCTGAGGGGGAGATACGCAAGGCCGGGGCGGATATTATTGTGAAAGATCTTAGCGCAGTGCGGGTGGAGGAGATTGGATAA
- a CDS encoding sugar ABC transporter ATP-binding protein, producing MGSEHKDAETRESILSVREVTKKFMGTVALRNVSMELFRNEILGVLGENGAGKSTLMKILSGIYPVSDYEGEILLEGKTCRFSFPLDSQQSGIGMIYQELNLELDLSVAENIMLGCSPKNRLGFIDWKAMEARGKEMMKRLNSNIEVNARVRSLSPSMQQIVSIARALVRNPKILILDEPTSMLTEGETKNLMEILRRLRNEGISCLYISHKLDEVFDLCDRIEVLRDGRHINSYEKHDKYDSKRIIEDMIGRRLESMYPQMDHQIGEEIFRVEHFQVPHPFANGKSIISDVSFTLRKGEILGLGGLVGSGRSELLNAVFGVIPRARGKIYKKGKEIQIHEPIDAKKHGIGLLTEDRKKNGFISTMTICENMTITTMDKMKKGLLLDKKKEEALAGEYFDKLNIKAPGLFTMITSLSGGNQQKVILAKWLMCGLDILFLDEPTRGIDVGTKYEIYKIILQLAQGGVSIVMISSEIAELTAICDRFVILGKGLVQAELNKEEADEISIIRAASNT from the coding sequence ATGGGATCTGAGCATAAAGACGCAGAAACCCGGGAGTCCATTCTTTCTGTTCGGGAAGTAACCAAAAAATTTATGGGAACTGTAGCCCTCCGCAATGTCTCCATGGAACTTTTCCGCAATGAGATTCTGGGCGTACTGGGAGAGAATGGCGCCGGTAAATCAACATTGATGAAGATACTTAGTGGTATTTATCCTGTAAGTGATTATGAGGGAGAGATACTGCTCGAAGGAAAGACCTGCCGTTTTTCATTCCCCCTGGATTCACAGCAAAGTGGTATCGGGATGATCTATCAGGAATTGAACCTGGAGTTGGATCTTTCAGTGGCAGAAAATATCATGCTGGGCTGTTCTCCGAAAAACAGGCTTGGTTTTATTGACTGGAAAGCCATGGAAGCCAGGGGAAAAGAAATGATGAAACGCCTCAATTCCAATATTGAGGTGAACGCAAGGGTACGGAGCCTTTCCCCTTCCATGCAGCAGATCGTCAGTATTGCCCGTGCTCTGGTCAGAAATCCGAAAATCCTTATTCTCGATGAACCTACCTCCATGCTCACCGAGGGAGAAACAAAAAACCTGATGGAGATTCTCCGCCGCCTTCGTAACGAAGGTATTTCCTGTCTATACATCTCTCACAAACTGGATGAAGTTTTTGATCTCTGTGACCGCATAGAAGTACTAAGGGATGGACGGCATATTAATTCCTATGAGAAACATGACAAGTATGACAGTAAACGTATCATCGAGGACATGATTGGACGGCGCCTTGAATCAATGTATCCACAGATGGATCACCAAATAGGAGAAGAAATTTTCAGAGTTGAACACTTTCAGGTTCCTCATCCTTTTGCAAACGGAAAGAGCATTATCTCCGATGTAAGTTTCACCCTTCGCAAGGGAGAAATCCTGGGCCTGGGAGGGCTGGTCGGTTCGGGCAGGTCTGAACTGCTCAACGCTGTATTCGGCGTTATTCCGCGCGCCAGGGGCAAGATATATAAAAAAGGAAAAGAAATTCAAATTCATGAACCCATAGATGCAAAAAAACACGGTATTGGCCTTTTGACCGAAGACCGTAAAAAAAACGGTTTTATCAGTACCATGACGATTTGTGAAAATATGACTATTACCACCATGGATAAAATGAAAAAAGGCTTGCTTCTGGATAAAAAAAAGGAAGAGGCCCTGGCAGGAGAGTACTTTGACAAACTCAATATAAAGGCCCCGGGATTATTTACCATGATCACCAGTCTTTCGGGCGGCAATCAGCAGAAAGTAATACTTGCCAAATGGCTGATGTGCGGGCTGGATATCCTGTTTCTTGATGAACCAACCCGCGGTATTGATGTGGGAACTAAATATGAAATCTATAAAATCATTCTGCAGCTTGCCCAGGGCGGCGTTTCCATCGTGATGATCTCAAGTGAAATCGCCGAACTCACTGCCATTTGTGATCGTTTTGTTATTTTGGGAAAAGGACTGGTACAGGCGGAATTGAATAAAGAAGAAGCGGACGAAATCAGCATTATCAGGGCTGCGTCAAACACGTAA
- a CDS encoding sensor histidine kinase, with protein MTDDKLIDYRNSFNTASKNLDNIMEQVNNPYLWYRFTILRNMMVSCNEQFEKMQFHGGNRPSYAGNYQYLMYLFELTDGTQREYYSYLVNYTEIRQIAIQNLWKRMTLLVTLIVAGIILIALFFSLSSSRWVTRPINSIVSNIQKIKMGEYDLRQVKDSGPEFAVLGEAFDDMASSISSNIQSIETNARLRQQLLEIENENLRINEQLIASELTVLQDQMNPHFLFNTLSMISQIASIENAHQAAELIDITTNLLRYSLDKSNRMSTLHEEIECVRNYFHIQRLRFGDRITFELHDDENIPNTMLPGMLLQPLIENAVLHGVGGMVKGALVTVSITRKNEFLFLSVEDNGRGISAEKLEELLNDDSYPSKDSNSRIHIGIINAKKRLEILFGRSARFHVESTEDVGTLITISIICFETETGAGGGFV; from the coding sequence ATGACTGACGACAAACTTATTGATTACCGTAATTCCTTTAATACTGCATCCAAAAATCTGGACAATATAATGGAACAGGTAAATAATCCGTATCTATGGTACCGTTTTACGATATTGCGGAACATGATGGTAAGCTGTAACGAACAATTTGAAAAAATGCAGTTCCATGGCGGGAACCGCCCCAGCTATGCAGGTAATTATCAGTATCTTATGTATCTTTTTGAGCTGACTGATGGAACCCAGCGGGAGTATTATAGTTATTTGGTAAATTATACCGAGATACGCCAGATAGCTATACAGAACCTCTGGAAACGAATGACTTTATTGGTTACTCTGATTGTAGCAGGTATTATTCTAATCGCCTTGTTTTTCTCCCTCAGTTCTTCCCGCTGGGTTACCCGGCCCATCAACAGCATAGTAAGCAATATTCAAAAAATAAAAATGGGAGAATATGATCTCCGTCAGGTTAAAGATTCCGGCCCCGAATTCGCAGTTTTGGGTGAAGCCTTTGATGATATGGCCTCATCAATAAGTTCCAATATACAAAGTATCGAAACCAATGCACGCCTCCGCCAGCAGCTCCTGGAAATAGAAAATGAAAATCTCAGGATCAATGAGCAGCTCATTGCATCGGAATTGACAGTTCTGCAGGATCAAATGAATCCTCATTTTCTTTTTAATACATTGAGCATGATTTCTCAAATAGCATCCATTGAAAATGCACACCAGGCAGCAGAATTAATAGATATTACTACCAATCTTCTCCGTTACAGCCTCGATAAATCAAATCGTATGTCAACCCTTCATGAGGAAATAGAATGTGTCAGAAATTATTTCCATATACAACGGCTTCGTTTTGGAGACCGGATTACCTTTGAGCTTCATGATGACGAAAACATTCCAAATACCATGCTGCCGGGGATGTTGTTACAGCCTTTAATCGAAAATGCCGTACTCCATGGTGTCGGCGGAATGGTGAAAGGCGCTCTGGTAACTGTTTCAATTACCCGCAAAAATGAGTTCTTATTTCTTTCCGTTGAGGATAACGGCAGGGGAATATCTGCTGAAAAATTGGAAGAACTCCTTAATGACGATTCATATCCTTCCAAAGATTCCAATTCCCGAATCCACATTGGCATCATAAATGCAAAAAAACGCCTGGAGATACTCTTTGGCAGATCCGCTCGTTTTCATGTAGAAAGTACTGAGGATGTGGGAACATTAATAACCATTTCCATAATCTGTTTTGAAACAGAAACAGGGGCCGGCGGAGGGTTTGTTTAA
- a CDS encoding substrate-binding domain-containing protein encodes MKGKRFLAITVGLVMLLGIAGSVFAGGGSQSAAKKSGQLHFVYVTPLLSHPVWLIAKDGFDQACKELGIQGDWVGPQIISPEEMTKLVDTAVAQKADALITQGLVPASPVQTAVEAGVPVLIVDSDLSDVDRLAFFGKDTKVQAEALYADVLAKLGPNTPLNVSIQVASLSYEVAHTQMGSIEEVFKKHPGGFKIVSTSESKSEKIQSATEWERNFNAYPEINVAINLAAEAGPACATVVNEKGIRNKVLVYAVDDIDETLDLVRSGGLDGTIVTSFFNYGYQATYWLYQHITQGKKPAKVINDAGTILVTKTNVGNYADALKKRVDL; translated from the coding sequence ATGAAAGGAAAGAGATTTCTCGCCATCACCGTGGGTCTTGTAATGCTTCTGGGCATTGCAGGTTCTGTCTTTGCCGGAGGAGGCTCCCAGTCGGCAGCCAAAAAATCCGGTCAGCTGCACTTTGTGTATGTCACCCCTCTGCTTTCACATCCGGTTTGGCTGATTGCTAAAGACGGATTTGATCAGGCCTGCAAGGAACTGGGTATTCAGGGTGACTGGGTCGGGCCCCAGATCATATCCCCCGAAGAAATGACCAAACTGGTGGATACCGCAGTTGCTCAAAAAGCCGATGCCCTTATCACCCAGGGCCTGGTTCCCGCATCGCCGGTACAGACTGCCGTGGAAGCGGGCGTTCCTGTTCTGATCGTTGACAGCGATTTATCCGATGTAGACCGTCTTGCCTTCTTTGGCAAAGACACCAAAGTTCAGGCTGAAGCCCTTTATGCAGACGTCCTGGCAAAGTTGGGTCCCAACACCCCACTGAATGTTTCCATTCAGGTTGCATCCTTAAGCTATGAAGTTGCTCATACCCAAATGGGTTCAATTGAAGAAGTCTTCAAGAAACACCCCGGTGGATTTAAAATAGTGAGCACTTCAGAGAGCAAATCGGAAAAAATTCAATCTGCTACCGAATGGGAAAGAAATTTCAACGCCTACCCCGAGATCAATGTTGCTATCAATCTGGCCGCCGAGGCCGGTCCCGCCTGTGCAACAGTGGTAAACGAAAAAGGCATACGCAATAAGGTGCTGGTGTACGCAGTAGACGATATTGATGAAACCCTGGATTTGGTAAGGAGCGGCGGTCTTGATGGTACTATCGTTACTTCCTTCTTCAATTACGGGTATCAGGCAACCTATTGGCTGTATCAGCACATTACGCAAGGGAAAAAACCTGCCAAAGTAATTAATGACGCCGGTACTATTCTTGTGACCAAAACCAATGTCGGCAATTATGCGGATGCTCTGAAGAAACGGGTCGATCTGTAA